The window AATTTACTTATTATAAGGAAGATGAAGGTGTGATTTTTTACTGATCTCATGACTCCAGGAACTGGTGTTTAGAGGAACGCTACCTAACACTGCGAGACTTACAATAATTAATGTTGGCAACGTTACCTACCACCATATATAAGAGAGGCAGTCTTTAGATCAAATACAAGTGTGAAGCCAAATTCTGGATCCAGTCTATTTTGGATCCCTGCCTTTCCCGTGTTTTGCATGTACAGATGGCCTCACATAGGGTGCCCACTGCAGACCTCAAAATAGCTCTCCATCCTATTTTGATCATGGGATCACTTTCTCACTTTGATAAGGAATACTCTGTCCCAAAATAGTGCTAGCTCAAGGATGCCCAGGAATGTTTGGAGCCCAGTGATTCTGGGGGGCTGAGCCTTGTTTCCAGCACAACACTGAATGACAGGAGGCTGtttattttcaccagcagttGCACAAAAACATTGAAGCACGTAGAGATTTAGGCACAGCAATGGTGAAATAAAGCAACACTTTAGTGCTGCCATGTTGTATTTTCATGCACTCTCTGCTTACAGCATAATGTGGGGGAAACACATGAACTTGCTGTCGAAACTCAGCACATGCTTTCCCACACTTTGTGTCTATGCACAAGTCACATAAAGTgtgagctctgctgtttgaaTTCTGTTCCTCTGGGAATGTAGCGCCAATGCTCAAGACATCATGCCATATGAATGAGAAAGGTAGCCAGGATTCCATACAAATGGGAAAGGTAGCTGGAGTTTCTCCTCTGCTCATGTGAAAGTCAGTCCCAGAAGCCtcaattaaataaacaaatgaagtCCAATAAGCCCTCTCACTTTCTCCCTTACCTACTTCGTGCACCATTGTAAATAGCAAAGTTTGCTCCCAGACGTTTTCCAGAGCTCCACAGATCCTTTACAGGTTGCCAGAAACTTGCTGTTCTTGCCAGCTACTTTCCCTTCCATCTCCCCTTTCGGAGCAGTAACAACCACATGTCTCTGAAACCTCTCTGGAATAGATGTGTAGAGTGTTTGGTGACAAATGGCAGATCATTTCTGGACAAGCAAGTCCAGTGAGGATGACCAGGGAATAAGTTCCTAAACACTCTCATGAATTTCCTTCAGTGCCTTCTGGAGGCTGGGTATGCTCGTGCCAGCAAGAATCTGAGGGTGGAACATGAAAATAACTGAACATTTACTATGAGGAATGAGAGGTGGGAAGGCATTTATGCCAGTTTAGTTAAAAAGTCCCCACAAGCAATAGCGTGGTGTGACTGGGGAGGGCAATGGTGCGTGATGGCTTTGGGGACATCAAACTGCTACGCAGTGGAGATGGTGTTGACTGGCTGGGTTAAGTATAGCTCTCCACATGCCTGGCAGGTGCAAGGCTGTTGTTAGCACTAGCAAATCCCCAGCTGTGTGGACAAGTGTTGCGGGTAGTAAACCGCATGGTGTACATACAGAGGGGGAATgcttggaaatggaaaataactttGATGTCCGTCTGGCATGCCCGTCTATATGCAGCCTTTGTTCTTTATGGGCTGAAGCCTGCAAAGCCACGGGATCTGAAGCCTGTTTCTAAACCtcattttccacagaaaaagcAACTATTCGTCCCGCGAAGAGCATGGACTCACTTTGTTCCCTGCCTGTGGAAGGTGAGACATCAACAGCCTATGCTGTAAGGCTGAAGGGCTGCACCTCTGCACTCTCAGCTCTCTCTCCACGCCTGCATGTGGTCTGTGTCTTTCCTTATTTCACTGTGCTGTGTATCTTTATGTGCACGTGCTGCTGACATGTGTCCTCACCCTTCTGTGCATACATTTTTAACCCTCAAGTGTGCATGCACCTGACAGTTATTGCTGTAgatgttgcagaaagcaacactaTACCCAGTTATGTCTTTATTAGAAGTGAGATTGCCTTGATTTTGTTCCCatttataaggaaaaataaatataaagaaattaaaaatgcttgTAACAAACCAATGGAGCCTTGAGCTATGATCTCTGTGGGCAATGCATGCTAGCTGTAGAGTTGGCTGCATTTTATTGAAAGGTGCCTCTAATAAAAATCCTAAAAGATTTCCAGAGGAGGACATCCTATTCAGTCCTGCCTGCTCAGTGTGAAGGAGGCCACAGGGCTGGAGCCTGGAAGTTGTTTGGTGCCCCTGATCCTTCATCCCTCTCATCCCTCTGGGGAAATGTGGATGttcatgaatcatagaatcatagaatagctcaggttggaaaagaccttaaagatcgtcAAGTCCGACCgcaacccaaccatactaccctacctctaacaaccctcccctaaatcacgtccctgagcaccacatgtAGGGCAGAACACATTCTCGGAGGGATGATGGGGGGCTCCTTGCAGAGGAAGACTGATGCTAGTTATTTGTTTCCCACTGACTGCCTCATGTCCTCCTCTAGGGGAGGATGACAAGAGCCGATTCAAACGGACAGTGACTACTGGAGGGTTTTTTGTCCCAGTGATGAAAATTCGGACAGGAGGCACAGGCAGCTCATATGACCTCAGCAAGGAGAACGAGTGGGAGCGGGAAGGATCTGCCATGGCAGCCAAAGGAAACTCAGAGCTGAGTGGGGTAAAAGCTCCCTGCCGGACATCGCAGGCGAAGTGCCCCCCTGAGCAGCTGAAAGTCTTCCGGGCAGCAGAAGATGCTGAAAACGAGCAGACGTCCCCCAAAGGTGGCCTCATGTTCTACACCTCCGAAACAGCCGCCAAATCAGGCTTTCCCAGCAGTCTCTTTCCCTTGGAGGCCTCCCCTCGGCACCAGAGGAAAGCGCTGAACATCTCAGAGCCCTTTGCCGTCTCTGTCCCCCTCCGGGTGTCTGCAGTTATCAGCACCAACAGCACCCCATGCCGCATACCCACCCGGGACAAGCCTTCCCTCTCCAGCCTTGAGGAGCTGTCTTCCCTGGTGCCAGAGAGCCCCAGCCCCTCTACACCGGAAGGTGGAGGCCACATGAAGATGGAGCAGACCCCAGAGAAGGAGAAGCCATCTGGGCCTCCCCCGCCAACGGCAGCATCCAGAGGTAAAAGTGTGTTGGGGTAGTGGAGCTAAAGCTTGGCTGTGGTGGCATTCAATCTGCTGTCACAGCAGGGAAGAAACtaagctgtgccagggcaggcACTGGCTGTCACAGATTGACTTGGCCCCTGCTGAAGTactggggctggggaggtgggTGTTCTCACAGCACCATCCTGTTCTGCCTGGAGGGATCTCTTCAGCTCTGTTCTTCTTGGGTCACAAGAGCACCACTTTGTTTCAGGGAGCGCAGCCAGATGCATGCTTTTGGCCACAAGTAGTAACAAAGTTCATTTGTGTTTCTGATCCAGGTTCTCTCCCTGAGGAACTGGTAGTCACCAGAAAATCTGAGGCTTTAGAaactgcacagccagcagcagagaatCAGGAGACGTTAcatgggcagagcagcagcacaagcagccTCCGGCAATCCTCAGAGCACAGTCTTACTGTGGAACAAGCACCAGCCTCAGAGGTTCATATGGGGCCAGCCCCTGCAGTTAAGACAGAGCAAGAGAGGCTCGAGATGAAGACCATCTCCCCAGAAGGCAGTTGCAGCCAGCAGGAGATCCAGAAGGCTAAGCCAGAGGAAGGGTCATGCGTAAAGGATGCGGTAAGGAAGAAGTCATAAGAAAAAAGTTGGGGAACAACGTCATGGTGGTGACTGGGAAGCTGTTCATAGTTTCACTGTGTGCCAGTAGCCGTGAAAACTTGGTCTGTGATCGAGGTTAAGCAGAGTCAAGAATTGACCTTGCACTGATTTCACTTCTGTCCATTTAAGCACTTGGTGATTTATCTTTGTGCAACTACCTACTGTCcgctctttgttttctcttcctgtaacTATGACTGCAGTCAGTACAATCTGTCAGCTGTGAGACTCTCCAGATGTGAGACTGTCCAGGTGTCTGATACTTTTGACCCAAGGTCTCTGAACTCTTATtctattttttgctgttctattTTACTGTCCTGTACAGcttgaaaatttctttttttatttcattttctgggCACACTTTCTCCCCCCCACTTCCTCTGTATTTCTACCAGACCTTTTTCACCAGGTTTCTTACAGTAGTACTCATCACAGGACATCTATTTAGAGATCTCTTGGCATATATTCTTTAACAGATTATACATTCCAGTGTGATTTGGGAATGCAGAACCTCTGGCAAGGCTAAAAGTGAGCACTGAATACAAAGAGCTGAGAAATAGGCTGAGATATTCCAGttcctcattcacctcacttTTCCAGTCCACCTTCCCAGGCCTCATTATGGCTGCATCTCAGATCTTCTCCATAAATTTACTtgtttataaatgtatttatttccttcactgGGTTGATtattgtatgtgtgtgtgtttgtttctaTTACCATGAACATGATTGTCCAGGAGCCTGTCTTTTCTAAGAGACTGTTTGAGGAAAATTGAGGGGTATTTGCAGTAAGTTGTGAACTGCCAGGTCAtggcatttcttctgtttttcagactgaGGAGGATCCTGCAAATGCCCTTCTAGACCCACTGTGGCCCGAGATACAGCATGAATTGAAAATAATCGAACCTGAAGAAGAACTCCTGCTCTTTCCAGCAGCTGTCCCCAAGACAGCTCCAGCTTCTGAATCCTCTTCTTcagtacaaacaaacaatttttcCTCTGGTCCAGAGCAATGTACAACCCTGTCTGAGCAGAAATCTGCAGGCAGAACCCCACAGACCACAACTCAGGTGCCTTTATTTGATGGCACCAGCACAGAACGACCAGACAGCCACCAAAACTGCCAGTCTGATGTggctgcacagcagagctgtgcttcagcCCTACCCAAACTGGGAACTCCCCTGACTAGCATAGCTGCTCCAAAGAACCACCACCCAGTGGTAGAAAACAGTATGAGTGAATGTGTCACTCCTCCCCTGGAATGGAATTTTCGTAGTCAACCAGAAGTTAATGAGCTTCCTCCAGGagatgaattttctctttccaaaggagCACATTCAGAattggagaaaggaaaggatagCACTTGCCAGATGCAGAAGGAAAGTGATGATCATACCAGAGTCCAGACTCAGAGTGGCATGCCTGAGATAGTGGCTGCTGATAGAAGGGACACATTCTCCTCCAAGGCACTGAATGGAGCTGGAATCcaggagctgaaggagggcaATGCTGTCAGCAGAACTCATGATGCTGGTGACCAGGATGATGAGGATAACTGGGCGGATAATGTGCAGAGCTTAGAGCTTGTGGAGCCGTGGGAGGATCACCAATGGGTCACAAGCCCACTCCATTCCCCAACCTTTAAGGACATTCAGGAGAAGACAATACCGGAGTTTCAGCCACAAGATCAGAGATCAGAGGCAGGCCTTTCCATTAGACCACGATTCAGTCGCAGCCTCTCTCTGGATAGTAAAGATACAGTGATGAGTTTGTGGACTATCCCATTCTCTTTCATAGATGCCCCTGAACAGCAGCAACCTTGCAGTGACATTTTGCCACTGGCTCACGAACCACCCAAAAAGTCCATCTCTCCAACTAGTCTGGGCAAAGCTAAGCAAGATGAGAATAGTACGTGTCTTCCAGAAGAACCTCTGAAAACTGATGAGCTGAGGTATCCCATCGGCAAGGAGGAAACACCAGCTAAGCAAGAAGAACCCTCCAGAATCCCTCTTCCAGggccagagggaaaaaaagtggatgtaagcaaagaaaacacttgGAGGTCGAAGCTTGAGCCGTCTTTACCATACCAAAATGCCCCAGACAGTTCTTTACAGGCAAAGACCACAAAGGAGGAGTCATCCAGGTCTCGGGACATTGCCCTGGCAGAAGACACTGTTACCAAAGTGTGCTCTGCCACTGAGTCACTTCAGAGTaataaagatgaagaaacaCCTCGTAAAGTGAAAACTAGGCCGTCATCCCTCAACTTGGATTCACTTCTTCCAGCTTCAGATTTCTTAACATTTGAGAGCTTGGCCATGCCTTCTGCTACTGGGAACTTCCTGTATGGGCAGAAGGAAGTGAAAAGTAGTGATTCAGTCCCATCTCTGTCAACTACCTGCCCTGCTGGGGGTAAAGGTGTTTCCTGGCGCTCTCCTTTCAGTGCCCATGTAGATCTAGATTTAGATTATCTGGCAGTGGCTCACGCCACCACTGGCCGTCGTAACTCTGCCCCTGTCAGTGTGTCAGCAGTCAGAACCTCCTTCATGATTAAGATGTGCCAGGCGAGAGCTGTGCCTGTGATACCACCCAAGATTCAGTATACCCAGATACCCCAGCCCCTGCAGGCTCAAAATTCCGCTCCACaagtggagaagaaagaagcagaagccaAGCAGGCTGGCAGGCAGACTCAACGAGTGGCGTGGGGCCACCTGGAGCCCCCCAAGAGCCCAttgacagagaagaaaaccaaagcggagaaagaaaacagtgaccCAGCTCAAAAGGACTCAACGTGCCCCTGGCACAGCAGCCTTGGCTCTCCACTGGAGTCATCTCAGTCCAGCCATAACCCTAGCCTGGATGCCCCTGTTCTGCGCCGAAAGCGTACTTCCGAGGGGGAGACAGGTGGAGATAACCCCCAGTCTTCAAAGATGGAGAGGCCATCAGGGTTCTCCAAACCTTCCTATAGATCTAGGCCTGGGAGGCCCCAGAGTCTGATTCTCTTCAGTCCCCCTTTCCCCATTATGGACCACCCCTCCTCTTCAGCAGACTCCAGGGTGTTGTTATCACCCATAAGAAGCCCTACTCAGACCTCCTCTTCAAGTCCCATTTGTGGTGATCTGTCTGAAACTTCGCGGACAACACCTGAGGGAGTGATGCTGCGGAACAAAATGACCATCCCCAAGAATGGCCAGAGACTGGAAACTTCTACCAGCTGTTTTTACCAGCCACAGAGGCGCTCTGTGATTCTGGATGGACGAAGTGGGCGGCAGATTGAATAGTAACTGCTTCTCTTGCTCCTTTTCCATGGTGGATGGGATGGGAGTGTCTACACCAAGACCAACTGTTTccattttgctgttgttattacTACGTTGTGCAAGAAGAACCCGATCTTTACCATTTCCTGCAAAGTATCTTGCTATGGAGGGTCAGtctttttgtcttgcttttccttccctttcttatTCCTTTCTAGTCCCTCACcgtctgcttttttttttgtaagcaatTCCCAAGGAATATTCTTGTTGTCTAACAAGCTCTGTGGAAGCCTTATCCTTTCTAcagaatacaaaggaaaaataaatattgaaattaCTACaaaatggggctggggagggacacTGTTCTAAAGCACTGCATCTCCGGATGCAGATAAGGTGAGGAGCTAAGTTGAAATGTTTGGAatccctttctgttttttttcctcacagccaCTGAATAGCCATGTCTATCTATCTCTGCTGTATTCTTTGGATAGTGTAAGTCAATATTGTAGGAAACAGAATAGCTGAAGCGGAAGGTGAAGCTGGCATGAGCAAGACACGAAAGGTGTAAGACACCCAGGATGTTCCAGTAGCAAACATGCAACCCAAAGGCGCTGCCTTCAATGCTTCTGTTGCATCATAAACGTGCTCTTTCTAGCATGTGCAAGGTGTAGAACAAAAGCTGAACAGGAAACGCCTAGTTGTTCTTTGAATTTTCCAAGTCATGGTTATGAGATTTGTCGTACTCAGCCACACCTTCTTTTGATGGGCTGAGGAGTGAGTATCCAGCGATAGAGACTTCTCAGACTGGTATCAATGGAAGTGAAAATACGGCCGTAATGAAGGCCAGTATCAACTATTTTTGTCATTGCCTAAAGCCAGAGGACAGCTCAGCAAATATATCCAGCTACGCACCacacagcagaggaaagcaagagGATCTTCTGAACTGCATGTCCTTGGGCTATTGCCCTCTTGTGTCCTGATTAACATAATCATTGACCCTTGATCTTTCATTGCCACTGTGTGGCATGTCCCCAGGTGCTTCCTCCTCCTTGAGACTCCTTGTCCTTACCATTTTACACTGTTTCTTTGAGAGCACGGCTGGTtttcacctccctgctcctcagTGCTTTCAAATTGATTGAGGGTATGGTAAAGAGGATGATTTGTGGGACTGCAGAACAGATCACGAACGATATTCTGAGAGGTGGATTTGAAGTGAATTAAGCTCTCTCCTGAAGGGCCTGTTATCATTACAGGCAAATACATGTTCATATAAGCAATAGCTGCCATGGGAATAGAATTAAAGCTTCCTTTATAAAGCCTCTAACTCTAAGTTAACTGCAGGCTCGTCTGTTGCCTGGTACGTGATAATGGGCAATTGCAAAGCCAGGTACAGCCTGTACTGTCTCTGCAATTTAAATGCCACTAGTGGCTATGGAGGAGATGGGAGCACAGGTATTGCTGCCAGCACTGAGATTGTCCTTGTAATGGTACTTACAGGGACCATCATTCATGGAGATATCTGAGTCTGTAGGTCCTCCATTGTGTATTATGGGCTATAGTCTGAACGGTATCTGAGCATCTGGTAGTAAATACTATTAGGCACCACAATGAGTATCAGTCAGATTTTCCCAGTGGATGTATATTTAGGGCTTCTTTCCCTAAAATACTGGCATTCGAAAATTCTTAGCAAACTCAGCCCATGAGATCTTGGTCTGTCCTGAATGTGTCACTTAATTAGTGTCATTGTGGCTGAAGGGCCCAAAGTCTGTATTGTGCTTTGTCTGCACACTTTGATTGCTAAAGGAGAGAGAGGCCAGGGTGCTTTTGAGAAGCTTTGGCATACAGATGCAAGGAATACATCTTCAGCAGGACTTTATCTTGCCAGATACAAAGGGAGTGTGAAAAAACAAGAGGGTTTTTCCCTGTCACAAGTTGCTGTATTTGCTCCTCCCCATTGCACTCCTCACTTACATATTATgcaatagaaaaagaaacagaggagaGAACTAAGTCTGTGCTGTCAGTTTTCTTGAGGAAGAATATTAATTCAGAAAAGAACCTAGAGCTCTTTGGGTCCATGTTGTCTCACAGATGCCTGCCTATGCTTTACCTGGGCAAGCCATGGATGGCAGGTCCAGCATATGCAGCTTCGTAACGATCATATTGCCTTCCTCCCAGACCATAAAATGCCTGTGCTGCCTGCCATTAAAACCAGGGGCTGCCAATCCTCCATGTTCCTCATAGTACTGCTCCGTGCTGCATTTTTACATGCACCCAAGTGCCTTTCCTGTTGCCTTATGGGAAAACTTTTAACCACCGTGGCCGGTTAAAGGTGAATGACTTGGGAAGGTGTGATACGATGTATTGTGGTAAGGTTTTCCAGAAAGTAAAAGTAACGGAAATGGTGCCCAGATTTTTTGGCGTCAACAAAATGGTTTACTTTGGGCAGGGATTTATATTCTCTCAGTTCCTAGAAGTTTTGACTGCCAAGGCATCTGGAATGGAGCCAGCCAAACTCATAAAATAATgtgtcaaaagaaaaagaaaatgtgatgaAACCTTGGCACCTTAAaccattctttcttttccttcttgatcTCATATAAGCTGATCTATGAACAAGAAGTGAGGTCTGGCAATTTGTATATAGTACGCTCTTAACGGTGTTCCAGTAAGTAATAGTACTTCTGGCATAATTGGGGAAGtttctgcaacagaaaattACTGGAAAATTATATGTAATATTAAAGGTCAGCCTCAAATGAAATCTGTATCCAGACTGTACTTTTAAAAGGTGTTTCAGAATTTGAGCTCAGATTCAGGTCTTGGGTTTTAATTAAGCACAGATTCTGTAATGATATTTTCATTGTGTAGCTATTTACAGTTTACTCAGTTAACAATTTCAACTCCAGCCTTCAGCTGATATCAGACTTCCAAGATCCTAGCCAAGGGGGTGTAATTCAGGCACATCATGATAGCTTTATGGTCATAAGCGGGCTTGTATCATGAGCTGAGATAAAGCCCTTGCAGACCCTACGGAGCTGGGAGCACTTGTTTTGTTGCAGAGGTGTCACCATCTACAGCTGTAGACTCAACTTCTGCAGAGTTTCCCACACTTGAGAGTGGGTCCGTGTTGATACCACATCTGCAGTCAGCTTCAAGAACCGGGGCTTGGTAGTTGGACAGACCAACGAGTAATACCAACTGTGGTTGGATCTTCCGGAGAGCCCACTTTACTGAGCCACTCCTGAGATGATCCCCAGAGTCAGAGCTGATGTCATCTTCACATTAGAGCCACTAGGTTGTCCTCTGCAACCCTGCAGTATCAGATTGAACCTGAGACTCTAAGCtcttctgaagttcagggtTTTGCAGTTGTGTGTTGTGGGTACCAAATTCCTGTCCTCCATCACGACTCTTTAAACACAAGGTTTTAAGGAAAgatttcattgttattttttaatagttccttggttttgtttgcttgattttCTGTGAAGCATTGAGAGGGATAGAACTGCGTAATGGGATATGGGCCTGGCCCCATATTTGAAGTTTTGTGTGAGAGCTAAGTCGTTTGTTCTTGGCATTGTGGAAAGGACCTTCCTAGGAGGATGGCCACATCATCTCTAAATTTGCAAGGATTATTTCAGAGGCCCAGGAACATTTAATTTCCTGTGAAGAGTTTGAAGACCTTTCACTAAGACTACAGATAGACTGGTTTGAATCATGGTGTGATATCGCAAGTTATTGTGGACTTCTACTAGTGGGAGATGAGAAGTGGCTAAAATTCCCTTATTCTTCCCCTGTAGGCAGGGGTTTTGCACAGCTTCTGTTAAGTTCAGGAGTGTAGCTAGGCATGAAATAGTTGGGTGAGCAAAGTTTGGAATTGCCTGATGGAAAAGAGGGTCATGGATAGTGTTAGTCCATGTGGGAGCTACCTTAT of the Gallus gallus isolate bGalGal1 chromosome 1, bGalGal1.mat.broiler.GRCg7b, whole genome shotgun sequence genome contains:
- the ARHGAP31 gene encoding rho GTPase-activating protein 31, coding for MKNKGAKQKLKRKGATSAFGCDLTEHLESSGQDVPYVLKSCAEFIETHGIVDGIYRLSGVTSNIQKLRQEFVSDQCPDLTREVYLQDIHCVGSLCKLYFRELPNPLLTYELYKKFTEAVSRFPEDEQLARIQNVIQELPPSHYRTLEYLIKHLTHLASFSSMTNMHTRNLALVWAPNLLRSKEIEAVGCNGDAAFLEVRVQQLVIEFILNHVDQIFSNNRKASSAESIENAPVVKNLTHPSTSLPMKLVSLEEAQARSLSASHPARKERRENSLPEIVPVTGSFFHTVVDLPDSKRKLSTKSKKWKSIFNLGRSGSESKSKLSRNGSVFVRAQKLSEKATIRPAKSMDSLCSLPVEGEDDKSRFKRTVTTGGFFVPVMKIRTGGTGSSYDLSKENEWEREGSAMAAKGNSELSGVKAPCRTSQAKCPPEQLKVFRAAEDAENEQTSPKGGLMFYTSETAAKSGFPSSLFPLEASPRHQRKALNISEPFAVSVPLRVSAVISTNSTPCRIPTRDKPSLSSLEELSSLVPESPSPSTPEGGGHMKMEQTPEKEKPSGPPPPTAASRGSLPEELVVTRKSEALETAQPAAENQETLHGQSSSTSSLRQSSEHSLTVEQAPASEVHMGPAPAVKTEQERLEMKTISPEGSCSQQEIQKAKPEEGSCVKDATEEDPANALLDPLWPEIQHELKIIEPEEELLLFPAAVPKTAPASESSSSVQTNNFSSGPEQCTTLSEQKSAGRTPQTTTQVPLFDGTSTERPDSHQNCQSDVAAQQSCASALPKLGTPLTSIAAPKNHHPVVENSMSECVTPPLEWNFRSQPEVNELPPGDEFSLSKGAHSELEKGKDSTCQMQKESDDHTRVQTQSGMPEIVAADRRDTFSSKALNGAGIQELKEGNAVSRTHDAGDQDDEDNWADNVQSLELVEPWEDHQWVTSPLHSPTFKDIQEKTIPEFQPQDQRSEAGLSIRPRFSRSLSLDSKDTVMSLWTIPFSFIDAPEQQQPCSDILPLAHEPPKKSISPTSLGKAKQDENSTCLPEEPLKTDELRYPIGKEETPAKQEEPSRIPLPGPEGKKVDVSKENTWRSKLEPSLPYQNAPDSSLQAKTTKEESSRSRDIALAEDTVTKVCSATESLQSNKDEETPRKVKTRPSSLNLDSLLPASDFLTFESLAMPSATGNFLYGQKEVKSSDSVPSLSTTCPAGGKGVSWRSPFSAHVDLDLDYLAVAHATTGRRNSAPVSVSAVRTSFMIKMCQARAVPVIPPKIQYTQIPQPLQAQNSAPQVEKKEAEAKQAGRQTQRVAWGHLEPPKSPLTEKKTKAEKENSDPAQKDSTCPWHSSLGSPLESSQSSHNPSLDAPVLRRKRTSEGETGGDNPQSSKMERPSGFSKPSYRSRPGRPQSLILFSPPFPIMDHPSSSADSRVLLSPIRSPTQTSSSSPICGDLSETSRTTPEGVMLRNKMTIPKNGQRLETSTSCFYQPQRRSVILDGRSGRQIE